One window of Vitis riparia cultivar Riparia Gloire de Montpellier isolate 1030 chromosome 5, EGFV_Vit.rip_1.0, whole genome shotgun sequence genomic DNA carries:
- the LOC117915171 gene encoding mitogen-activated protein kinase kinase kinase 17-like: MASGKPAWQCQPRTDANALLFRIWGVKASPEIPSELSEEGKDFLEKCFLLDPRKRWTAEMLLDHPFVAGTDVTVPLKQSDEASTSPRGPFDFPEWASDHAPSPTPDSEACFDRDLNSSSHSRTSPADRIRQLVTDQTPNWSVSESWFTVRIHTNIISIRMASSSLNASDWPDKAA; encoded by the exons ATGGCGAGTGGGAAGCCAGCGTGGCAGTGCCAGCCGAGGACTGATGCGAATGCGTTGTTGTTTAGGATTTGGGGCGTGAAAGCATCGCCGGAGATTCCATCGGAGTTGTCTGAGGAGGGAAAAGATTTTcttgaaaagtgtttcttgcTTGATCCGAGAAAGAGATGGACGGCGGAGATGCTTCTTGATCATCCGTTCGTCGCCGGTACCGATGTGACTGTTCCATTGAAACAGTCCGACGAAGCCTCCACTTCCCCAAGAGGTCCTTTCGATTTTCCGGAATGGGCCTCCGATCACGCCCCTTCACCGACGCCGGATTCTGAGGCCTGCTTTGACAGAGACCTCAATTCATCATCTCACTCCCGGACATCTCCCGCGGACCGAATCCGGCAACTGGTGACCGATCAGACGCCCAATTGGTCAGTTTCGGAGAGTTGGTTCACCGTCAG GATACACACCAATATTATCTCAATCCGCATGGCCTCAAGTAGTTTGAACGCTTCTGATTGGCCAGACAAAGCGGCCTGA
- the LOC117914117 gene encoding ankyrin-1-like isoform X1, which translates to MVISIQPTIPFFEGNGYDTWSIKMRTLFISEDLWELVDKGYVEEEIPRDAMRDVRKNDAKALFFIQQTIAESIFPQISKATKSKEAWDTLQTKYQSTSLVAAQDGDGSQTDIPVMDDSVYEAAAKGNIEVLKKIPESEFHAQLSPKHNTILHIASEFSKIECVNWILDLRSSSSLLQRPNLNEDTPLHLAAREGHLKVVEALINAAREPTLDIETGPGPHKVMLRMENKGKDTALHEAVRYGNYEVVKLLIKEDSDFTYGANDSGTTPLYMAAERGHAHFVKLIIDTSKETGTSPPYVGFMGRTALHATVICNIYEMTKTILEWKPDLTKEVDKNGWSPLHCAAERGCDLEIVKLLLEKSEKSVAYLRSKDGKKTALHIASFHHHTEIVGEILSHSPGCREQVDDEGNNVFHFAMMKEGDDDFKPSDYFDNYWLRLRGLINEKNAQGNTPIHLLSLNQILDFWFVFTLKVDKKAYNNEDLTAYDIILRAKEDISGKKDQIQEMFEWVMLETQSSEAKKREREKKSGKYEDNSLTAYDIILRHEENGTGERDIFDKLMGNIKSKEDNEKRTSAL; encoded by the exons ATGGTTATCTCAATCCAACCTACCATCCCATTTTTTGAGGGAAATGGATATGATACTTGGAGCATAAAGATGAGGACTCTTTTTATCTCCGAAGATCTGTGGGAGCTTGTGGATAAGGGTTATGTAGAAGAGGAAATTCCAAGAGATGCTATGAGAGATGTACGAAAGAATGATGCCAAGGCattgttttttattcaacaaacaATCGCAGAGagtatttttcctcaaatttcaaaGGCAACGAAGTCTAAGGAAGCATGGGACACTTtgcaaacaaaatatcaaagcaCAAGCCTG GTTGCAGCTCAAGATGGAGATGGCAGCCAAACTGACATCCCAGTCATGGATGACTCTGTGTATGAGGCAGCAGCGAAGGGCAACATTGAAGTTCTGAAGAAAATTCCAGAGTCCGAATTTCATGCCCAATTAAGCCCAAAGCATAACACAATACTCCATATTGCAAGTGAATTCAGTAAAATAGAGTGTGTGAATTGGATCCTTGATTTGCGTTCATCTTCATCTCTACTGCAACGCCCTAATTTGAATGAGGACACTCCCCTTCACCTTGCAGCAAGGGAAGGGCATTTGAAGGTCGTGGAAGCTCTTATAAATGCTGCAAGAGAACCTACCCTAGATATTGAAACTGGGCCTGGACCACATAAGGTTATGCTGAGGATGGAAAATAAGGGGAAAGACACAGCCTTGCATGAGGCAGTGCGATATGGGAATTATGAGGTGGTGAAGTTATTGATTAAGGAGGACTCTGATTTTACCTATGGTGCTAATGATTCAGGTACCACTCCTCTTTACATGGCTGCGGAGAGAGGACATGCACACTTTGTGAAACTAATCATAGACACAAGTAAGGAAACTGGTACTTCACCCCCTTACGTTGGTTTCATGGGTAGAACAGCCTTGCACGCAACTGTAATATGCAATATCTACG AAATGACAAAGACAATACTGGAATGGAAGCCAGACCTCACCAAAGAAGTAGATAAGAATGGATGGTCTCCACTTCACTGTGCTGCAGAGAGAGGTTGTGATCTAGAAATAGTGAAGCTATTGCTAGAAAAATCAGAAAAGAGTGTAGCCTACCTTAGGAGCAAAGATGGGAAGAAGACTGCCCTTCATATTGCATCTTTCCACCATCATACAGAAATAGTAGGGGAGATCCTATCTCACTCTCCTGGTTGTCGGGAGCAGGTTGATGACGAGGGCAATAATGTTTTTCACTTTGCTATGATGAAAGAGGGAGACGATGATTTTAAACCTAGTGATTACTTTGACAATTATTGGTTAAGGTTGAGAGGACTTATCAATGAGAAAAATGCTCAAGGAAACACACCCATCCACCTGCTCTCTCTTAatcaaattttagatttttggtTTGTATTCACGCTCAAGGTGGATAAGAAGGCGTACAACAATGAAGACTTGACAGCTTATGACATAATTTTGAGGGCCAAAGAGGACATTTCCGGGAAAAAG GATCAGATTCAAGAGATGTTCGAGTGGGTTATGCTTGAAACCCAATCTTCGGAAGCTAagaaaagggagagagagaaaaaaagcgGAAAGTACGAGGATAACTCGTTGACAGCCTACGACATAATTTTGAGGCACGAGGAAAACGGTACAGGGGAAAGG GATATATTTGACAAATTAATGGGCAACATAAAAAGCAAGGAGGACAATGAGAAACGCACCTCTGCATTATGA
- the LOC117914117 gene encoding ankyrin-1-like isoform X2, giving the protein MVISIQPTIPFFEGNGYDTWSIKMRTLFISEDLWELVDKGYVEEEIPRDAMRDVRKNDAKALFFIQQTIAESIFPQISKATKSKEAWDTLQTKYQSTSLVAAQDGDGSQTDIPVMDDSVYEAAAKGNIEVLKKIPESEFHAQLSPKHNTILHIASEFSKIECVNWILDLRSSSSLLQRPNLNEDTPLHLAAREGHLKVVEALINAAREPTLDIETGPGPHKVMLRMENKGKDTALHEAVRYGNYEVVKLLIKEDSDFTYGANDSGTTPLYMAAERGHAHFVKLIIDTKMTKTILEWKPDLTKEVDKNGWSPLHCAAERGCDLEIVKLLLEKSEKSVAYLRSKDGKKTALHIASFHHHTEIVGEILSHSPGCREQVDDEGNNVFHFAMMKEGDDDFKPSDYFDNYWLRLRGLINEKNAQGNTPIHLLSLNQILDFWFVFTLKVDKKAYNNEDLTAYDIILRAKEDISGKKDQIQEMFEWVMLETQSSEAKKREREKKSGKYEDNSLTAYDIILRHEENGTGERDIFDKLMGNIKSKEDNEKRTSAL; this is encoded by the exons ATGGTTATCTCAATCCAACCTACCATCCCATTTTTTGAGGGAAATGGATATGATACTTGGAGCATAAAGATGAGGACTCTTTTTATCTCCGAAGATCTGTGGGAGCTTGTGGATAAGGGTTATGTAGAAGAGGAAATTCCAAGAGATGCTATGAGAGATGTACGAAAGAATGATGCCAAGGCattgttttttattcaacaaacaATCGCAGAGagtatttttcctcaaatttcaaaGGCAACGAAGTCTAAGGAAGCATGGGACACTTtgcaaacaaaatatcaaagcaCAAGCCTG GTTGCAGCTCAAGATGGAGATGGCAGCCAAACTGACATCCCAGTCATGGATGACTCTGTGTATGAGGCAGCAGCGAAGGGCAACATTGAAGTTCTGAAGAAAATTCCAGAGTCCGAATTTCATGCCCAATTAAGCCCAAAGCATAACACAATACTCCATATTGCAAGTGAATTCAGTAAAATAGAGTGTGTGAATTGGATCCTTGATTTGCGTTCATCTTCATCTCTACTGCAACGCCCTAATTTGAATGAGGACACTCCCCTTCACCTTGCAGCAAGGGAAGGGCATTTGAAGGTCGTGGAAGCTCTTATAAATGCTGCAAGAGAACCTACCCTAGATATTGAAACTGGGCCTGGACCACATAAGGTTATGCTGAGGATGGAAAATAAGGGGAAAGACACAGCCTTGCATGAGGCAGTGCGATATGGGAATTATGAGGTGGTGAAGTTATTGATTAAGGAGGACTCTGATTTTACCTATGGTGCTAATGATTCAGGTACCACTCCTCTTTACATGGCTGCGGAGAGAGGACATGCACACTTTGTGAAACTAATCATAGACACAA AAATGACAAAGACAATACTGGAATGGAAGCCAGACCTCACCAAAGAAGTAGATAAGAATGGATGGTCTCCACTTCACTGTGCTGCAGAGAGAGGTTGTGATCTAGAAATAGTGAAGCTATTGCTAGAAAAATCAGAAAAGAGTGTAGCCTACCTTAGGAGCAAAGATGGGAAGAAGACTGCCCTTCATATTGCATCTTTCCACCATCATACAGAAATAGTAGGGGAGATCCTATCTCACTCTCCTGGTTGTCGGGAGCAGGTTGATGACGAGGGCAATAATGTTTTTCACTTTGCTATGATGAAAGAGGGAGACGATGATTTTAAACCTAGTGATTACTTTGACAATTATTGGTTAAGGTTGAGAGGACTTATCAATGAGAAAAATGCTCAAGGAAACACACCCATCCACCTGCTCTCTCTTAatcaaattttagatttttggtTTGTATTCACGCTCAAGGTGGATAAGAAGGCGTACAACAATGAAGACTTGACAGCTTATGACATAATTTTGAGGGCCAAAGAGGACATTTCCGGGAAAAAG GATCAGATTCAAGAGATGTTCGAGTGGGTTATGCTTGAAACCCAATCTTCGGAAGCTAagaaaagggagagagagaaaaaaagcgGAAAGTACGAGGATAACTCGTTGACAGCCTACGACATAATTTTGAGGCACGAGGAAAACGGTACAGGGGAAAGG GATATATTTGACAAATTAATGGGCAACATAAAAAGCAAGGAGGACAATGAGAAACGCACCTCTGCATTATGA